In Syntrophorhabdus sp., one DNA window encodes the following:
- a CDS encoding enoyl-CoA hydratase/isomerase family protein: MAFTHIAFEKKNKVATITLNEPPSNWLTILMMREIVEAIMDVKKDPTIQLLVFDHAGEKAFCDGVDVADHTADKVLDMIEVFHRMFRLMEELDCTTVALVNGRSLGGGCELMAFCDIVIASEKAKIGQPEIAVGVFPPIAAAWFSKIIGLKKTYELILTGKIIGAKEAEALGLVNTVLPAENFKAEAEKYMADFLKHSRPVAMWTRRAIKASLNINFLEALRMSEIMYLDGCMKTKDAIEGISAFMDKRKAVWKDE, from the coding sequence ATGGCTTTCACGCATATAGCATTCGAAAAGAAGAACAAGGTTGCAACAATCACCCTTAACGAGCCGCCCTCGAACTGGCTGACCATCCTTATGATGAGGGAGATCGTCGAGGCGATCATGGACGTCAAGAAAGACCCGACGATCCAGCTTCTCGTCTTTGATCACGCCGGAGAAAAGGCCTTCTGCGACGGCGTCGACGTGGCCGACCACACTGCGGACAAGGTCCTCGACATGATCGAGGTGTTCCACAGAATGTTCCGGCTCATGGAAGAGCTGGACTGCACGACGGTGGCGCTCGTCAACGGCAGGTCCCTGGGCGGTGGATGCGAGCTCATGGCCTTCTGCGACATCGTCATCGCCTCCGAGAAGGCAAAGATCGGCCAGCCCGAGATCGCGGTAGGCGTGTTCCCTCCCATCGCTGCGGCGTGGTTCTCGAAGATCATCGGCCTCAAGAAGACATACGAGCTTATCCTGACTGGCAAGATAATCGGTGCCAAGGAAGCTGAGGCGCTCGGTCTTGTGAACACCGTTCTGCCCGCCGAGAACTTCAAGGCGGAAGCGGAGAAATACATGGCCGATTTCCTCAAGCACAGCAGGCCCGTGGCAATGTGGACAAGGCGCGCCATCAAGGCAAGTCTCAACATCAACTTCCTCGAAGCCCTCCGGATGTCTGAGATCATGTACCTCGACGGCTGCATGAAGACAAAGGATGCCATCGAAGGGATAAGCGCATTCATGGACAAGAGGAAAGCGGTCTGGAAGGACGAGTAA
- a CDS encoding AAA family ATPase translates to MAKKTVFVCSSCGHETLKWLGKCPMCQGWDTFREFAPTSRSDGKEPRRPVILTDEELADEERIATGIGEMDRVLGGGMTIGSAILLGGDPGIGKTTLCFEVAARLTGLGLKVLYVSGEESLKQLASRKKRLRLTADFAFLTTNHLDDILSAVNEERYALVIVDSVQAVYNPKLPMLPGSMGQVKDVSTRLTMEAKSLDTSLIFIGHVTKEGVIAGPKVLEHMVDTVLY, encoded by the coding sequence ATGGCAAAAAAGACCGTCTTCGTTTGCTCCTCCTGCGGGCATGAAACCCTGAAATGGCTGGGTAAATGCCCCATGTGCCAGGGATGGGACACATTCAGGGAATTCGCACCAACGTCAAGGTCGGATGGCAAGGAACCACGCCGGCCCGTCATTCTTACCGATGAAGAGCTTGCCGACGAAGAGAGGATCGCGACGGGCATAGGAGAAATGGACCGTGTCCTGGGCGGCGGCATGACGATAGGGTCCGCCATCCTCCTCGGCGGCGATCCCGGGATAGGCAAAACGACGCTCTGCTTCGAGGTGGCCGCGAGGCTCACCGGGCTCGGCCTCAAGGTCCTCTACGTTTCCGGGGAAGAATCCCTGAAACAGCTCGCGTCCCGGAAAAAGAGGCTCAGGCTCACGGCGGACTTTGCCTTTCTCACCACCAATCACCTCGACGACATCCTCTCGGCGGTCAATGAGGAGCGCTACGCCCTCGTCATCGTCGATTCCGTCCAGGCCGTCTACAACCCCAAGCTCCCCATGCTGCCGGGCAGCATGGGCCAGGTCAAGGACGTATCCACACGGCTTACGATGGAAGCAAAGTCCCTCGACACCAGCCTCATCTTCATAGGCCACGTCACCAAGGAGGGTGTCATAGCGGGCCCCAAGGTGCTGGAGCACATGGTCGATACGGTCCTGTACT
- a CDS encoding aminopeptidase P family protein yields MKYAPKEEIDARIAKLKTLMEKASLDGAFFHYKIDYYYLSGTMQDCLLFVPLDGDPTLFVKREISRARRESPLGSIVPYRSAKDIPQHVKPVKRLGMQLDVMPYNDVIKFRSLFGNVEFVDSSPLTKELRKRKSPFEIALMEKAAEIGRKVYARVPEFLREGVTEIEVGGQMEAYAKSLGHEGLLRVRSLNYEAYTWHILSGRTGSIVSQSDSPMGGLGLSPAFPVGASFKKIRRNEPILVDFGICYHGYQVDQTRMYAIGSMPDIFVGAYDACREIHDRVLDKVAEGYTSKELFEYSKDLGDKLGYGEYYLGYKPHKVRFLGHGIGIELAELPYIAASHTYPIEDGAVFAIEPKMVFPKKGCCGYENTIHYRNGKCAIITDTDDSIVIV; encoded by the coding sequence ATGAAATACGCGCCGAAAGAAGAAATAGACGCACGCATCGCGAAGCTGAAGACATTAATGGAAAAGGCCTCTCTCGACGGGGCCTTTTTTCATTACAAAATTGACTACTATTACCTCTCGGGCACGATGCAGGACTGCCTGCTCTTCGTACCCCTCGACGGCGATCCGACCCTTTTCGTCAAGCGTGAGATCTCAAGGGCCCGCAGGGAATCGCCCCTTGGCAGCATCGTACCCTACCGGTCCGCCAAGGACATTCCGCAGCACGTGAAACCCGTGAAACGCCTGGGTATGCAGCTCGATGTCATGCCTTACAACGATGTGATAAAGTTCAGGAGCCTTTTCGGGAATGTCGAATTCGTCGACTCTTCGCCTCTCACAAAGGAACTCCGCAAACGCAAGTCCCCCTTTGAAATCGCCCTGATGGAAAAAGCCGCCGAGATCGGCAGGAAGGTGTACGCCCGCGTGCCGGAATTCCTGCGGGAGGGGGTAACGGAGATCGAGGTGGGAGGCCAGATGGAGGCCTACGCCAAATCGCTGGGCCACGAGGGCCTTCTGAGGGTCCGCTCACTGAATTACGAAGCCTACACCTGGCACATCCTGAGCGGCCGGACGGGCAGCATAGTCAGCCAATCCGATTCTCCCATGGGCGGGCTCGGCCTGTCCCCGGCATTCCCCGTCGGCGCCAGTTTCAAGAAGATACGGAGGAACGAGCCCATTCTCGTGGATTTCGGCATCTGCTATCACGGCTACCAGGTGGACCAGACCAGGATGTATGCCATCGGCTCCATGCCGGATATCTTTGTCGGGGCATACGACGCGTGCAGGGAGATCCATGACCGGGTGCTGGACAAGGTCGCCGAAGGATACACGAGCAAGGAACTCTTCGAATACTCAAAGGATCTCGGGGACAAACTCGGGTACGGGGAATACTATCTCGGGTACAAACCGCACAAGGTGCGGTTCCTCGGTCACGGCATCGGCATCGAACTGGCGGAGCTTCCCTATATAGCCGCCAGTCATACCTATCCCATAGAGGACGGGGCCGTCTTCGCGATCGAGCCGAAAATGGTCTTCCCGAAAAAGGGTTGCTGCGGATACGAGAACACCATCCACTACAGGAACGGAAAATGCGCGATAATCACCGATACCGATGACAGCATCGTTATCGTATGA
- a CDS encoding sugar phosphate isomerase/epimerase has protein sequence MKYLFSTGCLYHLPIEEIFVLAREGGFDGCELVIDQHFMSDGYLDRVQACLDILPVLSVHAPFLKMKKWGTKMEELKRSIDIARVLGAGVVNFHPPAWLTMEIGFARWLKSIQDFQRELDCADIALTIENMPREGKHLMLTSYILNDINDLVAFGEEHNLYFTFDTTHLASFGGDIIAPFIKVFRTGRLRNIHLSDSGEHQSHLFLGRGNLPIARFLNTVRRLGYNGTLTFEVSPRELPRAREWLVRLMEYQLRLIKLHTGASVV, from the coding sequence ATGAAATACCTATTTTCCACAGGATGCCTGTACCATCTCCCCATCGAGGAGATCTTCGTCCTCGCGCGCGAGGGTGGGTTCGATGGCTGTGAGCTCGTCATAGACCAGCATTTCATGAGCGACGGTTACCTGGATCGGGTTCAGGCCTGCCTCGATATCCTTCCCGTTCTCAGCGTCCATGCCCCCTTTCTCAAGATGAAGAAGTGGGGTACAAAGATGGAGGAGTTGAAAAGAAGCATCGATATCGCCCGCGTCCTCGGGGCAGGCGTCGTCAATTTCCATCCCCCCGCGTGGCTGACGATGGAGATCGGCTTTGCCCGATGGCTGAAAAGCATCCAGGATTTCCAGAGGGAGCTCGATTGTGCCGATATCGCGCTCACCATCGAGAACATGCCCCGGGAAGGCAAACACCTCATGCTCACATCGTACATCCTCAATGATATCAACGATCTCGTCGCCTTCGGCGAGGAGCATAACCTTTATTTCACATTCGACACGACCCATCTCGCCAGCTTTGGCGGGGACATCATTGCCCCTTTCATAAAGGTCTTCAGGACGGGCAGGCTGCGGAACATCCATCTCAGTGACTCCGGTGAACATCAAAGCCATCTCTTCCTGGGAAGAGGCAACCTTCCCATCGCCAGGTTCCTGAACACGGTCCGAAGACTGGGTTACAATGGTACCCTGACCTTCGAAGTCTCCCCCCGGGAGCTTCCGAGGGCCAGGGAATGGCTCGTCAGGCTCATGGAGTACCAGCTCCGGCTGATCAAGCTGCACACAGGGGCTTCGGTGGTGTGA